In one Brevibacterium sp. CBA3109 genomic region, the following are encoded:
- a CDS encoding class I SAM-dependent RNA methyltransferase, which translates to MSAPSAEEIPAMDLTLHVESPAAGGSSIARYEGQVVFVTGAIPGETVRARTEAGPAAKFLRADVTEVLEASEFRVGDRRRQFLTEDVRGSHLFGGMEFAHVDLAHSRELKAEVLRDQLSRIGHIDRGVDVAAAPGETTGLNWRTRVQLAVDGSGRLGMLAPRSHDVVPLASAPLATSAIAEVALSSLRLPGADRLEFAWSGERGAAIVRGACDPAALTDLVQALPAQWSVLADTRNGTARKRVGTKGGHSKLSVVRGEDHLIETVSGRDYRVAADGFWQVHEQAPQLLSAQVNDALSEKTQMITDLYCGVGLLGISAGRAIGARLYGVEGAKPAIENAKVNAKGLKAEFDASRADRVTIPNSDVIILDPPRSGAGKAVTRALLESNAKTIVYVSCDAATLARDLAVLVDGGFAIESLRGYDLFPLTAHLETVTVLRR; encoded by the coding sequence ATGAGCGCACCTTCTGCCGAAGAGATCCCGGCCATGGATCTGACCCTGCACGTTGAGAGCCCTGCCGCCGGCGGCAGCAGCATTGCTCGCTACGAGGGACAGGTCGTCTTCGTCACCGGGGCGATTCCGGGCGAGACCGTGCGTGCTCGCACCGAAGCGGGACCGGCTGCTAAGTTCCTGCGCGCTGACGTCACCGAGGTCCTCGAGGCCTCGGAATTCCGTGTTGGAGACCGACGCCGGCAGTTCCTCACCGAGGATGTCAGAGGCTCGCATCTCTTCGGTGGGATGGAGTTCGCCCATGTCGATCTCGCCCACAGTCGTGAGCTCAAGGCCGAAGTCCTGCGCGATCAGCTCTCCCGCATCGGCCATATCGACCGCGGCGTCGACGTCGCGGCCGCACCGGGGGAGACCACCGGACTGAACTGGCGGACCCGGGTCCAGCTGGCCGTCGATGGCAGCGGCCGCCTGGGCATGCTGGCACCGCGTTCACACGATGTCGTGCCTCTGGCCTCGGCTCCGCTGGCGACATCTGCCATCGCCGAGGTTGCCTTGTCCTCGCTGCGTCTGCCGGGTGCTGATCGACTCGAGTTCGCCTGGTCAGGGGAGCGGGGCGCAGCCATCGTGCGCGGTGCCTGTGATCCCGCGGCGCTCACCGACCTCGTCCAGGCTCTGCCTGCGCAGTGGTCGGTGCTCGCAGATACGCGAAACGGAACTGCTCGCAAGAGAGTCGGCACCAAAGGCGGACACAGCAAGCTGTCCGTGGTCAGGGGAGAGGACCACCTGATCGAAACGGTCTCCGGACGTGACTACCGGGTCGCGGCCGATGGTTTCTGGCAGGTCCACGAACAGGCTCCGCAGCTGCTGAGCGCGCAGGTCAACGATGCGCTGAGTGAAAAGACGCAGATGATCACGGATCTCTACTGCGGTGTGGGGCTGTTGGGAATCAGCGCTGGCAGAGCCATCGGTGCCCGACTCTACGGGGTCGAGGGCGCGAAGCCAGCGATCGAGAACGCGAAGGTGAACGCAAAGGGCCTCAAGGCAGAATTCGACGCGTCACGGGCAGATCGCGTGACGATTCCGAACTCGGATGTCATCATCCTCGATCCTCCGCGTTCCGGCGCTGGCAAGGCAGTCACCCGAGCGCTGCTCGAATCGAATGCGAAGACGATCGTCTATGTCTCCTGCGACGCGGCCACCCTGGCTCGGGACTTAGCGGTCCTGGTCGACGGGGGATTCGCCATCGAAAGCCTGCGCGGCTACGACCTGTTCCCACTGACTGCCCACTTGGAAACGGTCACCGTCCTCAGGCGATGA